In Streptomyces sp. NBC_00569, a single genomic region encodes these proteins:
- a CDS encoding carbohydrate ABC transporter permease — MSIQTRPRAATTVNSATRGYRVFQSVNAVILTLVVVVTLYPIVNIVARSFSGERQIRAGEVTLWPKGFNLTTYKIVFQDGTFWRSYGNTVLYTVLSTAVAMVLTTVYAYVLSKKDLRGRTFLVGVAVFTMFFSGGLIPNYVLITSLGLKNSIWAIALPNAISVFNLLVMKAFFENMPAELEEAAQIDGLSAYGTLLRIVLPLSKAVIATMVLFYSVSFWNSWFSAFLYMDRADLMPVTVYLRNLIAGATEGGNAGAAADQLTQAAANIQSVTIVLTALPILAVYPFVQRYFVSGVMLGAVKG, encoded by the coding sequence GTGAGCATCCAGACCCGCCCCCGCGCCGCGACGACCGTGAACAGCGCGACCCGCGGCTACCGTGTCTTCCAAAGCGTCAACGCCGTGATCCTGACGCTGGTCGTGGTGGTCACGCTCTACCCGATCGTCAATATCGTCGCCCGCTCGTTCAGCGGGGAGCGCCAGATCCGGGCGGGCGAGGTGACGCTGTGGCCCAAGGGCTTCAACCTCACCACGTACAAGATTGTCTTCCAGGACGGGACGTTCTGGCGCAGCTACGGGAACACTGTCCTCTATACGGTGCTCTCCACCGCCGTCGCCATGGTCCTCACCACGGTCTACGCGTACGTCCTGTCCAAGAAGGACCTGCGCGGGCGTACGTTCCTCGTCGGTGTCGCCGTCTTCACGATGTTCTTCTCCGGCGGTCTGATCCCGAACTATGTGCTCATCACCAGCCTCGGCCTCAAGAACTCGATCTGGGCGATCGCCCTGCCGAACGCCATCAGCGTCTTCAACCTTCTGGTGATGAAGGCGTTCTTCGAGAACATGCCGGCGGAGCTCGAGGAGGCCGCGCAGATCGACGGCCTGAGCGCCTACGGGACTCTGCTGCGGATCGTGCTGCCGCTGTCGAAGGCCGTCATCGCGACCATGGTGCTCTTCTACTCGGTGTCGTTCTGGAACTCATGGTTCTCGGCGTTCCTGTACATGGACAGAGCCGATCTGATGCCGGTCACCGTCTATCTGCGCAACCTCATCGCGGGCGCCACCGAGGGCGGCAACGCGGGGGCCGCGGCCGACCAGCTCACCCAGGCCGCCGCGAACATCCAGTCGGTGACCATCGTGCTCACGGCGCTGCCGATTCTGGCCGTCTACCCCTTCGTACAGCGGTACTTCGTCTCGGGCGTGATGCTCGGCGCGGTCAAGGGCTGA
- a CDS encoding glycoside hydrolase family 3 N-terminal domain-containing protein: MAHPWQDTTLPALVRAADLLARMTPEEKTAQLSSVWLGADIGTDTAAVAPGQHAYVARSAALDALLPHGLGHLTRPFGTVPVEPAEGAARLAELQSRIRAGNRFGVPAIAHEECLTGFSAWQATVFPTPLAWGASFDPALVTEMAQAIGASMRAVGIHQGLAPVLDVVRDPRWGRTEEAIGEDPYLVGTIGTAYARGLEAAGIVATLKHFAGYSASRGARNHAPAPLGPRELADVILPPFEMAVRDGGARSVMSAYNDIDGLAAHAHPGLLTQVLREEWGFTGTTVSDYFGLSFLESAHKIAGSPAEAAGLALSAGVDIELPSARCLSEADHLPEDLLDRAALRVLTQKCELGLLDPDHEPAADDLPIDLNPPHLRDLARRAAQESVVLLANDFGVLPLDDSLRIAVVGPLADEQAAMLGCYTFPRHVGVNHPELPAGIDVPTFNEALRAEPTGAVFVDDPTAADVCLAVVGDRSGLFGRGSSGEGCDAEDLELPYSQGELLDKVIGSGTPTVIVVLSGRPYALGRWADRAAAVVQAFFPGQEGGGAVAGVLSGRVEPSGRLPLGIPRTPGGQPAPYLAPPLGLHGDPSNVDPTALYPFGHGLSYTTFAWDTPQCDASELPTDGETTLRLTVRNTGDRPGTEVVQLYLHDPVGTVARPEIRLVGYARVPLDAGASAEVHATFPADLAAYTGADGRRVVEPGALELRVAASSAHVHHAVPLTLTGPVREVGHGRRMRCELRVK, from the coding sequence ATGGCGCACCCCTGGCAGGACACCACCCTGCCCGCCCTCGTCCGGGCGGCGGACCTGCTCGCCCGGATGACCCCTGAGGAGAAGACCGCCCAGCTGTCCAGCGTGTGGCTGGGCGCGGACATCGGCACCGACACCGCCGCGGTCGCACCGGGCCAGCACGCGTACGTGGCCCGCAGCGCTGCCCTTGACGCCCTGCTCCCGCATGGCCTCGGACACCTCACCCGCCCCTTCGGAACCGTCCCCGTGGAGCCGGCCGAGGGCGCCGCCCGGCTCGCCGAACTGCAGTCGCGGATCCGCGCGGGCAACCGGTTCGGTGTGCCCGCCATCGCCCACGAGGAGTGCCTGACCGGTTTCTCGGCCTGGCAGGCCACCGTCTTCCCGACCCCGCTGGCCTGGGGCGCCAGCTTCGACCCGGCCCTGGTGACCGAAATGGCGCAGGCCATCGGCGCGTCGATGCGCGCGGTCGGCATCCACCAGGGCCTCGCCCCGGTCCTCGACGTCGTACGGGACCCGCGCTGGGGCCGCACCGAAGAGGCCATCGGCGAGGACCCGTACCTCGTCGGCACCATCGGGACCGCGTACGCACGGGGCCTGGAGGCCGCCGGGATCGTCGCCACCCTCAAGCACTTCGCCGGGTACTCGGCCTCGCGCGGCGCCCGCAACCACGCCCCGGCTCCGCTCGGACCCCGCGAGCTCGCGGACGTCATCCTGCCCCCGTTCGAGATGGCGGTGCGCGACGGCGGCGCCCGCTCCGTCATGTCCGCCTACAACGACATCGACGGCCTGGCCGCCCACGCCCACCCCGGGCTGCTCACCCAAGTCCTCCGCGAGGAGTGGGGGTTCACCGGTACGACCGTCAGCGACTACTTCGGCCTCTCGTTCCTGGAGTCCGCCCACAAGATCGCCGGCTCGCCCGCGGAGGCCGCCGGGCTCGCCCTCTCGGCCGGGGTCGACATCGAACTGCCCTCCGCTCGCTGCCTCAGTGAGGCCGACCACCTCCCCGAGGACCTGCTCGACCGGGCGGCGCTGCGCGTTCTCACCCAGAAGTGTGAGCTGGGCCTCCTCGACCCCGATCACGAACCGGCCGCCGACGACCTTCCCATCGACCTGAACCCCCCGCACCTGCGCGACCTGGCCCGCAGGGCGGCGCAGGAATCCGTCGTGCTGCTCGCCAACGACTTCGGTGTCCTGCCGCTCGACGACAGCCTCCGCATCGCCGTCGTCGGACCACTCGCCGACGAACAGGCGGCCATGCTCGGCTGCTACACGTTCCCCCGGCACGTCGGCGTCAACCACCCCGAACTGCCCGCCGGCATCGACGTGCCGACGTTCAACGAGGCGCTGCGCGCGGAGCCGACCGGCGCCGTGTTCGTCGACGACCCGACGGCGGCCGACGTGTGCCTGGCCGTCGTCGGCGACCGCTCGGGCCTGTTCGGGCGCGGCTCGTCCGGCGAGGGCTGCGACGCCGAGGACTTGGAACTTCCCTACAGTCAAGGGGAGTTGCTCGACAAGGTGATCGGCTCAGGCACCCCCACCGTCATCGTCGTGCTCAGTGGGCGGCCGTACGCGCTGGGCCGCTGGGCGGATCGGGCCGCCGCCGTCGTGCAGGCCTTCTTCCCCGGACAGGAGGGCGGCGGCGCCGTCGCGGGCGTTCTGTCCGGGCGCGTCGAGCCGTCGGGCCGGCTGCCCCTCGGCATCCCGCGCACCCCGGGCGGCCAGCCCGCCCCCTATCTCGCACCACCGCTGGGCCTCCACGGTGACCCGAGCAACGTCGACCCAACCGCCCTCTACCCGTTCGGGCACGGCCTGTCGTACACCACGTTCGCCTGGGACACCCCGCAGTGCGACGCCTCCGAACTGCCCACCGACGGCGAGACCACCCTGCGCCTCACTGTCCGCAACACCGGCGACCGCCCCGGCACCGAGGTCGTCCAGCTCTACCTCCACGACCCGGTCGGCACGGTCGCACGGCCGGAGATCCGTCTCGTCGGCTACGCCCGGGTCCCGCTCGACGCCGGGGCGTCGGCGGAGGTCCACGCGACGTTCCCGGCCGACCTCGCCGCGTACACCGGCGCCGACGGCCGCCGCGTCGTCGAACCCGGAGCCCTCGAACTGCGCGTTGCCGCGTCCAGCGCCCACGTCCACCACGCCGTGCCGCTCACCCTCACGGGGCCGGTTCGGGAGGTCGGGCACGGGCGGCGGATGCGGTGCGAGCTGCGCGTGAAGTGA
- a CDS encoding LacI family DNA-binding transcriptional regulator encodes MARVGGKGKAARQSPDGPAKVTITEIAREAGVSVPTVSRVVNGRSDVSPATRARVEDLLQRHGYQRRPPAPGDRAALLDLVFNDLDSPWAVEIIRGVEEVAHEAGVGTVVSAIHDRAGAARQWMTNLRARASDGVILVTSVLEPGLHDELRRLGVPLVVVDPAGSPATEAPTVGATNWVGGIAATEHLLGLGHRRIGFIEGPPRLLCSRARLDGYRAALDVAGVPVDDALIVPGDFYHESGFNGCNQLLDLAEPPTAVFAASDQMALGAIEALRRRGLRVPEDMSVLGFDDLPEVRWSAPPLTTVRQPLAEMGKLAARFVLDLARSVAPASSRVELATELVVRASTAEPRQV; translated from the coding sequence GTGGCCCGGGTTGGCGGCAAAGGCAAGGCAGCCAGGCAGAGCCCGGACGGGCCGGCCAAGGTGACGATCACCGAGATCGCGCGGGAGGCGGGGGTGTCGGTCCCGACCGTCTCGAGGGTCGTCAACGGGCGCTCCGACGTGTCGCCCGCCACTCGGGCGCGGGTCGAGGACCTGCTGCAGCGGCATGGGTACCAGCGGCGCCCGCCTGCGCCCGGCGACCGGGCGGCCCTGCTCGACCTGGTCTTCAACGACCTGGACAGCCCCTGGGCGGTGGAGATCATCCGGGGCGTCGAGGAGGTCGCGCACGAGGCGGGGGTGGGCACGGTGGTCTCCGCGATTCACGACCGGGCGGGCGCGGCCCGGCAGTGGATGACGAATCTGCGGGCCCGCGCGTCGGACGGGGTGATCCTCGTGACCTCGGTCCTCGAACCGGGGCTGCACGACGAACTGCGACGCCTGGGCGTGCCGTTGGTGGTCGTCGACCCGGCCGGTTCACCGGCCACCGAGGCGCCGACCGTCGGCGCCACGAACTGGGTGGGCGGGATAGCCGCGACGGAGCATCTGCTGGGGCTCGGCCACCGTCGGATCGGGTTCATCGAAGGCCCGCCCAGGCTGCTGTGCTCGCGCGCCCGTCTCGACGGGTACCGGGCCGCGCTGGACGTGGCCGGTGTGCCCGTGGACGACGCGCTGATCGTGCCCGGCGACTTTTACCACGAGTCCGGATTCAACGGCTGCAACCAGCTGTTGGACCTGGCCGAGCCGCCCACCGCCGTCTTCGCCGCCAGTGACCAGATGGCGCTCGGCGCGATCGAGGCGCTGCGCCGGCGCGGGCTGCGGGTGCCGGAGGACATGAGCGTCCTCGGCTTCGACGACCTCCCGGAGGTGCGCTGGTCGGCGCCGCCGCTCACGACGGTGCGTCAACCGCTGGCGGAGATGGGCAAGCTGGCGGCGCGCTTCGTCCTCGACCTGGCCCGGTCCGTCGCGCCGGCCTCGTCCCGGGTGGAGCTCGCGACGGAACTGGTGGTCAGGGCCAGTACGGCGGAGCCCCGGCAGGTCTGA
- a CDS encoding GH39 family glycosyl hydrolase, whose product MIRVPAESQGVLSEAWRACVGTGRLELALRRDYQDSLALLQKEIGFRHIRGHGLFSDGMGVYRPYEWQGARRVHHSFTYVDQVVDACLALGIRPFLELGFMPGTLASGGQTVFWWKGNVTPPSSHREWADLVRATLTHFVDRYGLEEVRGWPVEVWNEPDLPDFWEGADQAAYHRLYEVTAHAVKDVDASLQVGGPAVSPGADDGWLGRFAEFVERRDLPVDFVSRHAYTSGPAQPVPFGTYQTLAPAERLLEQFGAPRRELKGTSLAELPVHITEFNSSYRPDNLIHDTAFHAAYLAPVLAAGGDLVDSFSYWTFSDMFEEVGVPTALFHGGFGLLTHRQVRKPTYHLYAFMARMGRNVLVRGADHLVTRHPDGRVTVLAWAPPGSDRHTLRLSVPVGDAERGAVFLRRSSVDEERGNAYTAWRRMGSPRSPRPQQLDVLHEAAEPGRTHLRLPVEAFRVEVDLTLERHEVTLVELTPVIEESPDWWDEDRILGGGGAG is encoded by the coding sequence ATGATCCGCGTCCCGGCCGAGTCGCAGGGCGTCCTCTCCGAGGCGTGGCGGGCATGCGTCGGCACGGGCCGCCTCGAACTCGCCCTGCGCCGTGACTACCAGGACTCCCTCGCACTGCTCCAGAAGGAGATCGGTTTCCGGCACATCCGTGGGCACGGGCTGTTCAGCGACGGGATGGGCGTGTACCGGCCGTACGAGTGGCAGGGCGCCCGGCGCGTGCATCACTCGTTCACCTACGTCGATCAGGTCGTCGACGCCTGCCTCGCGCTCGGCATCCGCCCCTTCCTCGAACTCGGCTTCATGCCCGGCACGCTGGCGTCCGGCGGGCAGACCGTCTTCTGGTGGAAGGGAAATGTGACACCACCCTCCTCGCACCGGGAATGGGCGGACCTGGTGCGCGCGACACTGACCCACTTCGTGGACCGCTACGGCCTGGAGGAGGTGCGCGGCTGGCCCGTCGAGGTGTGGAACGAGCCGGATCTGCCGGACTTCTGGGAGGGCGCCGACCAGGCGGCGTACCACCGTCTGTACGAGGTGACGGCGCACGCCGTGAAGGATGTCGACGCGTCGCTCCAGGTCGGCGGGCCCGCCGTGTCGCCCGGCGCGGACGACGGTTGGCTCGGGCGGTTCGCGGAGTTCGTGGAGCGGCGTGATCTGCCGGTCGACTTCGTGTCGCGCCACGCGTACACCTCGGGGCCCGCGCAGCCGGTGCCGTTCGGGACGTACCAGACGCTGGCCCCGGCCGAGCGCCTACTGGAGCAGTTCGGGGCCCCGCGGCGCGAGCTGAAGGGCACATCGCTCGCCGAACTGCCGGTCCACATCACTGAGTTCAACTCCTCTTACCGCCCGGACAACCTGATCCACGACACGGCCTTCCACGCCGCGTACCTGGCTCCGGTGCTGGCGGCCGGTGGAGATCTGGTGGACTCCTTCTCGTACTGGACGTTCAGCGACATGTTCGAGGAAGTGGGAGTTCCGACGGCACTGTTCCACGGCGGTTTCGGGCTCCTGACGCACCGCCAGGTCAGGAAACCCACGTATCACCTGTACGCGTTCATGGCCCGCATGGGCCGTAATGTGCTGGTCCGCGGCGCCGACCATCTCGTCACCCGGCACCCCGACGGTCGGGTCACGGTTCTGGCGTGGGCCCCGCCCGGGTCGGACCGGCATACGCTGCGGCTGTCCGTTCCGGTCGGCGACGCCGAGCGCGGCGCGGTCTTCCTGCGTCGCTCCAGCGTCGACGAGGAGCGCGGCAACGCGTACACCGCGTGGCGCCGGATGGGCAGCCCGCGCTCGCCCCGCCCCCAGCAGCTCGACGTCCTGCACGAGGCGGCGGAACCTGGACGAACCCATCTCCGGCTGCCCGTCGAGGCGTTCAGGGTGGAGGTCGACCTCACGCTGGAGCGGCACGAGGTGACGCTGGTCGAGCTGACCCCGGTGATCGAGGAGTCTCCCGACTGGTGGGACGAGGATCGGATTCTCGGGGGCGGGGGTGCCGGATGA
- a CDS encoding ABC transporter substrate-binding protein, producing the protein MTNTGQLSRRSLLAAAGFAGLAVLTGCGSGENGGDSKDLSKKRNGAMEKYNAGEQFKATKALSFSVLHNNNPTYPRKNSWLFWKEVTKRTGITLQPVDVPLSDYEKKRSLLIGSGDAPFLIPKTYHPSEVAFVSSGAILPVSEYVHLMPNFQDKVKRWKLEPELDSIRQSDGKYYLLPGLHEKPRSGYSLSFRTDVLDKIGVSLPSTWDEVYEVLKAIKAEYPDSYPLSDRWSTNTVFPAAALLSYLGQAYGVRAGWTYENITFDTKAQKFVFTGATDEFRQVIEYLRKLVAEKLMDPESFTQTDDNAVKKLLAEKSFAISANPQELVQKYRYNLERQVKGSKIEMIPVPLGPAGEVVLGGIRLENGLMISSKALKSDNFVALMQFTDWLFYSDEGQAFCKWGVEGVTYTKSGDQYKLKPGISLMGSDPKAPKDLQKDYGFFNGVFTYGGSWELVSSSFSPDEKKFQDVMATRKQTTIAPAHPLLSAEQEQASLWETPLTDHMNQNTLKFALGKRPLSEWDDYVAELKAKNMQQFVDLHNKAYERYKKDNG; encoded by the coding sequence GTGACGAACACGGGCCAGCTGTCGAGAAGGTCGCTGCTCGCCGCGGCGGGGTTCGCCGGACTCGCCGTACTCACCGGCTGCGGCAGCGGTGAGAACGGCGGCGACAGCAAGGACCTGTCGAAGAAGCGCAACGGCGCCATGGAGAAGTACAACGCCGGTGAGCAGTTCAAGGCGACCAAGGCGCTCTCCTTCTCCGTCCTGCACAACAACAACCCGACGTACCCGAGGAAGAACAGCTGGCTGTTCTGGAAGGAGGTCACCAAGCGCACGGGCATCACTCTGCAGCCCGTCGACGTCCCGCTGAGCGACTACGAGAAGAAGCGCAGCCTGCTGATCGGCTCGGGAGACGCCCCCTTCCTGATCCCGAAGACGTACCACCCCTCCGAGGTCGCCTTCGTGTCGTCGGGCGCGATCCTGCCGGTGAGCGAGTACGTGCACCTGATGCCCAACTTCCAGGACAAGGTCAAGCGCTGGAAGCTCGAGCCCGAGCTGGACTCCATCCGCCAGTCCGACGGCAAGTACTACCTGCTGCCCGGGCTCCACGAGAAGCCCAGGTCCGGATACTCACTGTCCTTCCGCACCGACGTCCTCGACAAGATCGGCGTGAGCCTGCCGTCGACGTGGGACGAGGTGTACGAAGTCCTCAAGGCGATCAAGGCGGAGTACCCCGACAGCTACCCGCTCTCCGACCGCTGGAGCACCAACACCGTCTTCCCGGCGGCCGCCCTCCTCAGCTACCTCGGGCAGGCGTACGGCGTCCGGGCCGGCTGGACCTACGAGAACATCACCTTCGACACGAAGGCGCAGAAGTTCGTCTTCACCGGGGCGACGGACGAGTTCCGACAGGTCATCGAGTATCTGCGCAAGCTGGTCGCCGAGAAGCTGATGGACCCGGAGAGCTTCACCCAGACCGACGACAACGCGGTGAAGAAGCTGCTCGCCGAGAAGTCCTTCGCGATCAGCGCCAACCCGCAGGAGCTGGTGCAGAAGTACCGCTACAACCTGGAGCGACAGGTCAAGGGCTCGAAGATCGAGATGATTCCCGTGCCACTCGGACCCGCCGGTGAGGTCGTGCTCGGCGGCATCCGCCTGGAGAACGGCCTGATGATCTCCAGCAAGGCGCTCAAGAGCGACAACTTCGTCGCGCTGATGCAGTTCACCGACTGGCTCTTCTACTCGGACGAGGGCCAGGCGTTCTGCAAATGGGGCGTCGAGGGCGTCACGTACACGAAGTCCGGCGACCAGTACAAGCTCAAGCCCGGCATCAGCCTCATGGGCTCGGACCCCAAGGCCCCGAAGGATCTGCAGAAGGACTACGGCTTCTTCAACGGCGTCTTCACCTACGGCGGCAGCTGGGAGCTGGTGTCCTCCTCGTTCAGCCCGGACGAGAAGAAGTTCCAGGACGTGATGGCCACGCGCAAGCAGACGACGATCGCCCCCGCGCACCCGCTGCTGTCCGCGGAGCAGGAGCAGGCCTCGCTCTGGGAGACGCCGCTCACGGACCACATGAACCAGAACACCCTCAAGTTCGCTCTCGGCAAGCGGCCACTGTCCGAATGGGACGACTACGTCGCCGAGCTGAAGGCCAAGAACATGCAGCAGTTCGTGGATCTGCACAACAAGGCCTACGAGCGGTACAAGAAGGACAACGGATGA
- a CDS encoding acetylxylan esterase, whose amino-acid sequence MPAFDLPLDELQRHRPEPDEPADFDAFWQATLKSSAHPEPLIRVRPADSGLRLVESWDVTFRGFAGDPVRAWYTRPAGEGELLPAVVEFAGYGRGRGLPYERLTWANAGYAHLLMDNRGQGDQYGSGGATPDPHAAAPGGPGPAVRGLLDPHDYHYRRLITDAVCAVAALRALPGVDRDRIVAVGNSQGGGVALAVAGLVPDLAAALVTAPLLCGIRRALDLTDAGPYGEIAAYLAVHRGAEGAAYRTLGYVEGISFARRAHAPAHFGVGLRDMVCPPSGAYAACHRYGELTGANPGREIHAYPFNGHEHGDAVHVRRQMAWLRGVLGAAGA is encoded by the coding sequence GTGCCTGCCTTCGACCTGCCCCTGGACGAACTCCAGCGCCACCGACCCGAGCCCGACGAACCCGCCGACTTCGACGCGTTCTGGCAGGCCACGCTGAAGTCCTCCGCCCACCCCGAACCCCTGATCCGCGTCCGACCCGCCGACAGCGGGCTGCGGCTCGTCGAGAGCTGGGACGTCACCTTCCGCGGCTTCGCCGGCGACCCTGTCCGCGCCTGGTACACCCGGCCCGCGGGCGAGGGCGAACTCCTGCCCGCAGTCGTCGAGTTCGCGGGCTACGGCCGAGGTCGCGGCCTTCCGTACGAGCGTCTCACCTGGGCTAACGCCGGTTACGCCCATCTGCTCATGGACAACCGCGGTCAGGGCGACCAGTACGGCAGCGGGGGTGCGACCCCCGACCCGCACGCGGCCGCGCCGGGCGGCCCGGGACCCGCGGTGCGCGGGCTGCTCGATCCGCACGACTACCACTACCGCCGCCTCATCACCGACGCGGTGTGTGCCGTGGCCGCGCTGCGCGCCCTGCCCGGCGTCGACCGGGACCGGATCGTCGCGGTGGGCAACAGCCAGGGCGGGGGAGTAGCGCTCGCCGTCGCCGGACTCGTCCCCGATCTCGCCGCGGCCCTGGTCACGGCGCCGCTGCTGTGCGGTATCCGGCGCGCCCTCGACCTGACCGACGCAGGGCCCTACGGCGAGATTGCCGCCTACCTCGCCGTGCACCGGGGCGCGGAGGGCGCCGCGTACCGCACACTCGGCTACGTCGAGGGCATCTCCTTCGCCCGCCGCGCCCACGCCCCGGCCCACTTCGGAGTCGGCCTGCGCGACATGGTCTGTCCGCCCAGCGGCGCATACGCGGCATGTCACCGCTACGGCGAACTCACCGGCGCGAACCCCGGCCGGGAGATCCATGCTTACCCGTTCAACGGCCACGAGCACGGCGACGCCGTGCACGTACGTCGCCAAATGGCCTGGCTGCGCGGGGTGCTGGGGGCAGCGGGCGCGTAG
- a CDS encoding ABC transporter permease, giving the protein MSSPTMTGSQPRTGAPPDPPPDRKLPSGRRSWRRSLRRDWQLYSLAVLPILFFLVFRYLPMIGNVIAFRRFQPGGSILGEEWVGLRYVRMFLSDPSFWQVFGNTLRMGLLTLLFCFPVPIVLALLLNEVRRTALKRFVQSISYLPHFLSIVIVAGITVQMLASDGPINHVLTTFGHDPVRFIQEPGWFRTIYVGSEVWQTAGWGTILYLAALSTIDEDLYEAARIDGANRWQQTWHVTLPGIRPTMITLLILNIGTFMVVGFEKILLLYNPLTYPTADVVSTYLYRTGVESNSFSYAAAIGLFEAIIGLVLITSANRLSRKTVGTSLW; this is encoded by the coding sequence ATGAGCTCCCCCACCATGACGGGCAGCCAGCCCCGCACCGGCGCCCCGCCCGACCCGCCGCCCGACAGGAAGCTTCCGTCCGGCCGTCGTTCCTGGCGCCGGTCCCTGCGCCGCGACTGGCAGCTGTACTCCCTCGCGGTGCTGCCGATCCTGTTCTTCCTCGTCTTCCGCTATCTGCCGATGATCGGCAACGTGATTGCGTTCCGCCGCTTCCAGCCGGGCGGTTCGATCCTCGGCGAGGAGTGGGTGGGCCTGCGCTATGTGCGGATGTTCCTCAGCGATCCGTCGTTCTGGCAGGTCTTCGGGAACACCCTCCGGATGGGCCTGCTGACGCTGCTGTTCTGCTTCCCGGTGCCGATCGTGCTGGCCCTGCTGCTCAACGAGGTCAGGCGCACCGCACTGAAACGCTTCGTGCAGTCGATCTCGTACCTGCCGCACTTCCTGTCCATCGTGATCGTCGCGGGCATCACGGTGCAGATGCTGGCGTCGGACGGCCCGATCAACCACGTGCTCACGACGTTCGGCCACGATCCGGTCCGGTTCATCCAGGAGCCCGGCTGGTTCCGGACGATCTACGTCGGTTCCGAGGTCTGGCAGACGGCTGGCTGGGGCACGATCCTCTATCTCGCCGCGTTGAGCACGATCGACGAGGACCTGTACGAGGCGGCCCGGATCGACGGCGCGAACCGCTGGCAGCAGACCTGGCATGTGACGCTCCCGGGCATCCGCCCCACCATGATCACGCTGCTGATCCTCAACATCGGCACGTTCATGGTCGTCGGCTTCGAGAAGATCCTGCTGCTCTACAACCCGCTGACGTACCCGACGGCGGACGTCGTCTCCACCTACCTGTACCGCACCGGTGTCGAGTCGAACTCCTTCAGCTATGCCGCCGCCATCGGCCTGTTCGAGGCGATCATCGGCCTCGTGCTGATCACGTCCGCGAACCGGCTGTCGCGCAAGACCGTGGGGACGAGCCTGTGGTGA